TAGAGTGGACATCTGAGCCGAAAAACGCTTTTGATATTGCCTGCTATCTCAATGATAAGTATGGTTTAGACGGTAGAGATCCAAATGGATATCTTGGAATATCCTGGTGTTTCGGTAACTTTGATAGACCCATGCAAGAAAGAAAAATTTTTGGCAAAATTCGTTATATGAGCGATAAAGGATTGGAGAGAAAGTTTAGTATCGCCGATTATGTAAAAAAATACCTTTAAGAATTCTTAATAACCAAGCATTGGATTAAATATTTTTTTATTTGCTCCACAGAGAGGACAAACCCAGTCTTCAGGCAAATCTTCAAAGGGAACTCCAGGCGGGATTTTCCCCTTTTTGTCTCCTTTTTGAGTATCATAAATATATCCACATCTTCCACAGACATAAGGAATCATCTTCTTGTCATTGTCCATCTTTTCTTCTCCTCTTTTGTATTTTTTAAATAATAACATTAGCATCTTATAAAATTCAATATTGACTTTTAATTAATTTTATATTATAATTTTTATAAAATATAATTGGAGGTGGAGAAATGGAAATTAGGATGCCATTATTAGGAGAAAAAATTGAAAGCAGAAAAGTTAAAACAACGCACGGAATCATTAACTTCCCTGAAGATTATAAGGGCAAGTGGGTTGTGTTATTCAGTCATCCCGCAGACTTTACACCAGTTTGTACTACAGAGTTTGTTGCATTTCAGAAAAGAGCTGAAGAATTCAAAAAGCTAAACTGTGAGTTAATTGGTCTCTCAATTGATCAGGTATTTTCTCATATCAAATGGGTTGAATGGATTAAGGAAAAGCTTGGTGTAGAGATAACATTTCCAATCATTGCAGACGATATGGGAGAGGTAGCAAAATCATTTGGCATGATAAGTCCAGCTAAGGGGACAAACACTATAAGAGCTGTATTTATAATCGATCCAAATAGTATATTAAGACTTGTTCTTTACTACCCTCAGGAGGTTGGAAGAAACATAGATGAAATTGTTAGAGTTGTAAAGGCTTTGCAAACATCTGATGCAAATAAAGTTGCTATTCCTGCAGGCTGGCCCAACAATGAACTTATTGGAGATAAAGTTATCATTCCTCCTGCATCTGATGTTAAAACAGCTCAAGAAAGGACCAAACAATACGAATGCTACGATTGGTGGTTTTGCTATAAGAAGCTGTAAAGGGTAATGTCAATAATTTTGTGTAAATTCATAAATAGGTGTATTCCTCCATTTTTCGTTTAAATGGCTTATCACTGCAAAAATTATTCTTTCAATACTTTCAACATTATTAAAACAACTCATAGTTCTCGTTCTTCGCCTTACTTCCCTAAATGCCCTCTCTATTATGTTTGTTGTTCTTAACTTCTTCCATAAACTCTTCGGAGTCTTGTAAAAAGCTGTCAATTGCTCCCAGTTCTTCCTTATACACTCTACTGCTTTAGGATAAAGTCTACCCCACTTGCTCTCCCATAACTGAAAGTTTCTCTTTGCCTCTCTTAAATTCTCTGCACTATATATTTTCTTAGCTTCAAAAAGACATTCCTTTTCATCTTTCTTTCTAAGATANNNNNNNNNNNNNNNNNNNNNNNNNNNNNNNNNNNNNNNNNNNNNNNNNNNNNNNNNNNNNNNNNNNNNNNNNNNNNNNNNNNNNNNNNNNNNNNNNNNNNNNNNNNNNNNNNNNNNNNNNNNNNNNNNNNNNNNNNNNNNNNNNNNNNNNNNNNNNNNNNNNNNNNNNNNNNNNNNNNNNNNNNNNNNNNNNNNNNNNNNNNNNNNNNNNNNNNNNNNNNNNNNNNNNNNNNNNNNNNNNNNNNNNNNNNNNNNNNNNNNNNNNNNNNNNNNNNNNNNNNNNNNNNNNNNNNNNNNNNNNNNNNNNNNNNNNNNNNNNNNNNNNNNNNNNNNNNNNNNNNNNNNNNNNNNNNNNNNNNNNNNNNNNNNNNNNNNNNNNNNNNNNNNNNNNNNNNNNNNNNNNNNNNNNNNNNNNNNNNNNNNNNNNNNNNNNNNNNNNNNNNNNNNNNNNNNNNNNNNNNNNNNNNNNNNNNNNNNNNNNNNNNNNNNNNNNNNNNNNNNNNNNNNNNNNNNNNNNNNNNNNNNNNNNNNNNNNNNNNNNNNNNNNNNNNNNNNNNNNNNNNNNNNNNNNNNNNNNNNNNNNNNNNNNNNNNNNNNNNNNNNNNNNNNNNNNNNNNNNNNNNNNNNNNNNNNNNNNNNNNNNNNNNNNNNNNNNNNNNNNNNNNNNNNNNNNNNNNNNNNNNNNNNNNNNNNNNNNNNNNNNNNNNNNNNNNNNNNNNNNNNNNNNNNNNNNNNNNNNNNNNNNNNNNNNNNNNNNNNNNNNNNNNNNNNNNNNNNNNNNNNNNNNNNNNNNNNNNNNNNNNNNNNNNNNNNNNNNNNNNNNNNNNNNNNNNNNNNNNNNNNNNNNNNNNNNNNNNNNNNNNNNNNNNNNNNNNNNNNNNNNNNNNNNNNNNNNNNNNNNNNNNNNNNNNNNNNNNNNNNNNNNNNNNNNNNNNNNNNNNNNNNNNNNNNNNNNNNNNNNNNNNNNNNNNNNNNNNNNNNNNNNNNNNNNNNNNNNNNNNNNNNNNNNNNNNNNNNNNNNNNNNNNNNNNNNNNNNNNNNNNNNNNNNNNNNNNNNNNNNNNNNNNNNNNNNNNNNNNNNNNNNNNNNNNNNNNNNNNNNNNNNNNNNNNNNNNNNNNNNNNNNNNNNNNNNNNNNNNNNNNNNNNNNNNNNNNNNNNNNNNNNNNNNNNNNNNNNNNNNNNNNNNNNNNNNNNNNNNNNNNNNNNNNNNNNNNNNNNNNNNNNNNNNNNNNNNNNNNNNNNNNNNNNNNNNNNNNNNNNNNNNNNNNNNNNNNNNNNNNNNNNNNNNNNNNNNNNNNNNNNNNNNNNNNNNNNNNNNNNNNNNNNNNNNNNNNNNNNNNNNNNNNNNNNNNNNNNNNNNNNNNNNNNNNNNNNNNNNNNNNNNNNNNNNNNNNNNNNNNNNNNNNNNNNNNNNNNNNNNNNNNNNNNNNNNNNNNNNNNNNNNNNNNNNNNNNNNNNNNNNNNNNNNNNNNNNNNNNNNNNNNNNNNNNNNNNNNNNNNNNNNNNNNNNNNNNNNNNNNNNNNNNNNNNNNNNNNNNNNNNNNNNNNNNNNNNNNNNNNNNNNNNNNNNNNNNNNNNNNNNNNNNNNNNNNNNNNNNNNNNNNNNNNNNNNNNNNNNNNNNNNNCACCAATTGGTGAGGGTAATTACAGGCTCTATGGATACACAACGAATAAGAGATTTGAAAACTGGGATACCGATGCATACAAAGCATTGAAAGGAGTTGGAGTATCCTTTGACCAGCAGTTGATAAAAGACATACTTGGAGCATTTTTCCGTGCAGGCTGGCAGGATGACTCTGCAAAGGTAGATTATAACAGAATGTTTTCACTTGGATTGAATCTAAATGGAAGTGTGTGGGGTCGTAAGGATGATGAAATAGGCGTTGGTTATGCCTATTTAAAGAGTCCATCAAAGAATGAAGAGTTAAAACACAGTCAGGTATTTGAGTCTTATGTGAAGTTTAAGCTTTTTTCTTGCAAATTTCTCAGTTCAGACATAACCCTTGATTATCAGTA
The nucleotide sequence above comes from Thermodesulfovibrio aggregans. Encoded proteins:
- a CDS encoding peroxiredoxin, whose translation is MEIRMPLLGEKIESRKVKTTHGIINFPEDYKGKWVVLFSHPADFTPVCTTEFVAFQKRAEEFKKLNCELIGLSIDQVFSHIKWVEWIKEKLGVEITFPIIADDMGEVAKSFGMISPAKGTNTIRAVFIIDPNSILRLVLYYPQEVGRNIDEIVRVVKALQTSDANKVAIPAGWPNNELIGDKVIIPPASDVKTAQERTKQYECYDWWFCYKKL
- a CDS encoding transposase, whose amino-acid sequence is YLRKKDEKECLFEAKKIYSAENLREAKRNFQLWESKWGRLYPKAVECIRKNWEQLTAFYKTPKSLWKKLRTTNIIERAFREVRRRTRTMSCFNNVESIERIIFAVISHLNEKWRNTPIYEFTQNY
- a CDS encoding rubredoxin; protein product: MDNDKKMIPYVCGRCGYIYDTQKGDKKGKIPPGVPFEDLPEDWVCPLCGANKKIFNPMLGY
- a CDS encoding carbohydrate porin, which encodes PIGEGNYRLYGYTTNKRFENWDTDAYKALKGVGVSFDQQLIKDILGAFFRAGWQDDSAKVDYNRMFSLGLNLNGSVWGRKDDEIGVGYAYLKSPSKNEELKHSQVFESYVKFKLFSCKFLSSDITLDYQYIRDTARESDNTKAGHVYGVRWNINF